The region AAATCTATCAAATTGGGCGAAATTAGGTTATATCAATGCGATAAGACATTTTTATAAACTTAATAAAATTCCTGTTGAAGGATTAAACGATATTAAAATACCTGCTAAAGCATCAGAGAAATATCTTGATTTACCTGTATTGACGATAGAGGATATTAGAAAAGCAGTTTTGGCCTGTGGTGTCGATGATAAATTGACAAAAGCATTGATATTGACATTCTTTAGCAGTGGACAAGCGCAAGCAGAAATACAACAACTACAAGGAAGACACTTAAAAAATATTGTTAATGGTGTTGCAGTAGTCAATATGACTAGAGGAAAGACTAATAGGAGATATATGTTTTTTATTGGTCAGGAAGCATTGACCGCAATACGTGAATATAAACCTATAATTGGTGATAATGAATTTGTATTTACACAAAAGACGAAGGATAAGCCATTAAATGATACATACATTGGAACTATCTTTAAAAGATTAGCCTCAAAGTTAGGATGGGAAAGGGCATATTTTCAACCTCACAGATGCCGACATTATTTCAAATCTCAATTATCCGGTTCAATGGATAGCACATTTATAGAATATCTGTTAGGGCACAAACTACCTGGTGTTGAAAGTAATTATTTCCTTGGAAATAAAGAAAAGATGATAGAACAATACATCAAGAATCAGGATAAGCTGACAATATTTACTGATGCAGAGACATTACAAAAAAAATATGATGAACTTAAAAATAAAGATGGATTAGAAAAAGAACTATTGAAATCAGAATTAATGACAGAAATTCAACAACTTAAACAGGAAAAAGAAGCAGTAGAAGAAAACAATAAAAATATTATTGCAGAGATGCAAAAACAAATGCAGAATATTATGAAATATATTCAAAATCCCGATAAATCCCCTTTTGACCCGAACACACCAAAACCCCCTATTAAAAAACTTACGAAGCCTGAAAAGAAAATGACCAATGAAGAGATATCAAATTATGACCCCGGAGAAGAAATAATTGGATATGATGAAAATAAAAAACCAATAAAAGTTAATAAGAACCCCCTTATAGACTTATGAAAAAATTCATATGCTCCAGATGTGGCAAGGCATATCAGGAAAAACCGAAAATCTGCGATATATGCAGGAATTCGGTTTTTACCTTGGGATGCTGCAAGGCTAAAAACGACCGTTATTAATTATCAATTATAAAAAGGATAGTATATAAAGAAATCATACTCCCCTTTTTATCCCTTTATCTTTTCTCCATTTTCTGGGTTTTTTGTCTTTTCCCCTTTTTCCTACATTCTTCTTTCCAACTAATCCCGCTTTTGTGCGCTCTGATATTTTTTCCCTTTCTATTTTTGCAACAGTTGCAAATATGGAAATGATAACGTCCTTGAATTGACCCACAGAGTCAAGATAAGGTTCTTGGTATGATTTCCAACCTATCCCCAATAAATCTAACTCGTGCAATCGTTGGAGCGTGTAGAGAGTCCCAGACCTTGAGAACCTCGATAAGTCCCAGAAAAGGATAATATCAAATTTCTTTTGGTGCGCATCCTTGAAAAGTTGGTCATATGCAGGGCGGGAAATTTCCTTTCCGCTTATGATATCTGTATATTCTTTGTATATCTCCCAGCCCGACTTTATGCAGAATGGTCTTAATTGATTCAATTGATTATTAAGTTCTTGCGTATCAGTTGAGATACGGCAATAGATAGCAACTGAAGGCATTAAACGAACCCCATAGACGTTATATAAGACCATATTATTATTTTTATATCATTCATATTTTTTATTTCTCCTTTAATTTCTGCATATTAAAATATATTTTTTTAAAATCAATATTTAGCAAAATTCCCCTATGTTTTTCCCAAAAAAAGAAAAAATCCGAAATCTACCAGAAATAAATTTAATACTGAAAGAGGGATAAGGACTTTTTGATGTAGTATGTAGTCATTCAGTCTCAGCATATCGATATTTTTGACTACCGACTACTTTTTGAATATGTAGTCACAGGTAGTCATATTCTTTAATGGGAATGGGTGAAATTTCCAAACAATTCAAACATTTTTTTATAATTTCTTGGTGTGAAATACCTGGAAATTTCTTTTTCATAGTCCCGATAAACAAGGCTACATTTTGATTTTGTATATTGTTTGTTAATTGCCGAGACATGAAACTTTCTTCAGTCACAATTATATCTATAATATCGTTGAAACTTTTATCTGGATAGTTTTCTCTCAATCGTTCAAGATTACCTTTGTCTATTCTTACAGTTGTTGTATCTGACATTTTTTTCTCCTATACTATATTGGTTTATATCGTAATTAATTTATGCTAAGTAGTTTAAACAAATATATTTATATATTTAAAAATATGATATATGTGTTGTGGAAGAGTTATCTATTTTATCAACTCTTTCAAAACTCTT is a window of Candidatus Methanoperedens sp. DNA encoding:
- a CDS encoding recombinase family protein → MVLYNVYGVRLMPSVAIYCRISTDTQELNNQLNQLRPFCIKSGWEIYKEYTDIISGKEISRPAYDQLFKDAHQKKFDIILFWDLSRFSRSGTLYTLQRLHELDLLGIGWKSYQEPYLDSVGQFKDVIISIFATVAKIEREKISERTKAGLVGKKNVGKRGKDKKPRKWRKDKGIKRGV